In one Paramisgurnus dabryanus chromosome 21, PD_genome_1.1, whole genome shotgun sequence genomic region, the following are encoded:
- the otud4 gene encoding OTU domain-containing protein 4 has translation MENRRASADAQPQLPGDRTLECRMDEYLRSLGFYRKKIAKDGSCLFRAVAEQVLKCQALHYDVRMACVKYLRQNRAMYELFIEGDFEKYLENLQDPQSWVGQVEITALAELYKHDFIIFQQPDQPPVSITEYGFPDKVRLCFLNGNHYDSVYPQSFEKSAAVCQSILYELLYDRVCGADRSVLTPCMKGGRGRERLDSEECKSSEESDLEEDEFWSKEKTTSEMKTRHPARGRGRGRGREGAREYLSTKVKKSLNPDVYRNVEYDVWLRSKRIQQQRDFCMAAGMQYSVGDKCKVQLSGSNRFYSAYVQEVSADNGPVTVFIEELGRQHTVPLLNLRLSSEESESWQKVSEKSKRYPAPNNGHTSSEWENRGGRRGGRGGGSSSAPAGRVNKQHSWPPQSTADEQTGGRGRFRRSDQRSSPVCVVSQMKEENTLLELLHKDEHNFPSLGTAPQTVNAGEVIKRGGDKKSSRKKDHRGSVSETDLTEAPQKPIQGQESNTDEKHERKVTEEPEQRSSSAIKEKSVPASPAVTFSSAPKSAPVQPHTDTSAPPAPDTSASKAFKTTQNGSARSTSRVLSASQSVSGETTVPVSTPTSIQSTPVSISFGQIGSVLTAILPTAGPNSGSFQSTQAASQNTLVSSSASTQVIPVIPPTSVQAPALSVSAPNAPVKTIPPDSVSTPSAPVQTTAPESSTTPPTDEGSAPAVDVRIGTPTTNVPPTAEPAQAPTPVTFQSSLETSEPRPSESLAIPASGVQSAPDHRPQQLLYPPLQWSQLLQDPLYPGFPQNEKGEGETLPPFSLSRKGEDLPQDINVLRFFFNLGIKAYSQPLWPPISYLGPLTQAYQMHTRAPPPPSNSPSNPTVMTQWQPENPTPPQNSSSTSDTSLESHGQAPVPVGSGPVGSLEMGGYQNQTPPIQMQAPLRPAVHWSVSSGPSSYTAAYPVQFSSPPCAPPGNQMYPPSSVGYHHAPPGRMDVVSCVPPSMMRGQENGQRSMTTQFGSLQKAAYFPGGQPHLGGHDFNPMNIPVSMTTMELPSFGGHCPQPIPLQGDVVGLTSLANGNLGRQGDVFPMSLHAGDDPARLIHAYFPDGEQEFIPNVDLRVGQSFYSHSYKGGGRRGQDDRGGYRGRGYRGRKDYSGWGRPEDQPYVSKGHHVKRGMGPRSGLE, from the exons ATGGAGAACCGGAGGGCATCGGCGGACGCGCAGCCGCAGCTGCCCGGCGACAGGACGCTCGAATGCCGCATGGATGAGTACCTGCGCTCGCTGGGTTTCTACCGCAAAAAGATCGCCAAGGACGGGTCGTGTCTCTTCAGGGCCGTGGCGGAGCAG GTTTTAAAGTGTCAGGCTTTACACTATGATGTTCGAATGGCCTGTGTGAAATATCTGCGACAGAACAGAGCCATGTATGAGCTG TTTATTGAGGGTGATTTTGAGAAATACCTGGAGAATTTGCAGGATCCACAG AGCTGGGTTGGACAGGTGGAGATCACTGCTTTGGCTGAACTCTATAA gcatgattttattattttccaGCAGCCTGATCAACCACCAGTCAGCATTACAGAGTACGGATTCCCTGATAAG GTGCGACTGTGCTTCCTCAATGGAAACCATTATGACAGCGTTTACCCACAATCCTTTGAGAAAAGTGCTGCTGTATGTCAAT CGATCCTGTACGAGCTGCTGTACGATCGCGTTTGCGGTGCCGACCGCAGTGTTTTGACTCCGTGTATGAAGGGAGGTCGAGGACGCGAGAGGCTGGATTCAGAGGAATGTAAGAGCAGTGAAGAGTCGGACCTGGAGGAAGATGAGTTCTG GTCCAAAGAGAAGACCACCAGTGAGATGAAGACCAGACATCCGGCGAGG GGTCGTGGGAGAGGCCGAGGTCGTGAAGGGGCGCGTGAATATCTGTCTACAAAGGTGAAGAAATCCCTGAACCCTGATGTCTACAGGAACGTGGAATATGACGTGTGGCTTCGTTCTAAACGCA TTCAGCAGCAGAGAGATTTTTGCATGGCTGCAGGGATGCAGTATTCTGTTGGAGACaaatgcaaa GTTCAGTTGAGTGGCAGTAATCGTTTCTATAGTGCTTATGTTCAGGAGGTCAGCGCTGATAATGGACCCGTCACAGTCTTTATAGAGGAGCTCGGCAGACA ACACACGGTGCCGTTGTTGAATTTGCGTCTTTCGTCTGAAGAGTCTGAATCTTGGCAGAAAGTGTCTGAGAAGAGTAAAAGATATCCTGCACCAAACAACGGACACACATCATCTG AATGGGAGAACAGAGGAGGCCGGAGAGGAGGCAGAGGAGGAGGATCTTCTTCAGCTCCCGCTGGCCGTGTAAACAAACAGCACTCCTGGCCTCCTCAGAGCACCGCGGATGAACAGACGGGTGGACGCGGCAGATTCAG gAGATCTGATCAGCGCAGCAGTCCTGTATGTGTGGTTTCACAGATGAAAGAGGAGAACACTTTGCTGGAACTTTTGCACAAAGATGAACACAACTTCCCATCACTTGGAACAGCCCCACAAACA GTTAATGCTGGTGAGGTCATAAAAAGGGGAGGAGACAAGAAAAGCTCCCGGAAAAAAGATCACAGAGGTTCGGTCTCAGAGACAG ACCTTACAGAAGCTCCACAAAAGCCTATTCAAGGACAAGAGAGTAACACTGATGAAAAGCATGAG AGAAAGGTTACAGAGGAACCAGAGCAGAGATCTTCTTCTGCAATAAAAGAGAAATCTGTCCCTGCATCTCCTGCTGTCACCTTTTCTTCAGCCCCCAAATCTGCTCCAGTTCAGCCTCACACTGATACTTCTGCCCCACCTGCTCCAGATACAAGCGCTTCTAAGGCTTTTAAAACCACTCAGAACGGCTCTGCTCGGAGCACCAGTCGAGTTTTATCTGCTTCACAGTCTGTATCTGGAGAAACAACCGTTCCAGTTTCAACCCCTACTTCTATTCAATCTACCCCAGTGTCTATATCTTTTGGACAGATTGGCTCAGTCCTGACTGCAATTCTGCCCACAGCTGGACCTAATTCTGGTTCTTTCCAGTCCACTCAAGCAGCATCTCAAAATACCCTTGTGAGTTCATCTGCCTCCACTCAAGTTATCCCAGTTATACCACCTACCTCTGTTCAAGCACCCGCTCTATCTGTCTCCGCCCCAAATGCCCCTGTTAAAACCATCCCACCAGACTCTGTTTCCACTCCATCTGCCCCAGTTCAGACAACAGCCCCTGAATCTTCTACAACCCCTCCCACAGATGAGGGCAGTGCTCCAGCGGTAGACGTTCGTATTGGCACACCAACCACAAATGTCCCTCCTACCGCTGAGCCCGCCCAAGCTCCAACTCCAGTCACATTTCAGTCCTCACTCGAAACGTCAGAGCCACGACCTAGTGAGTCATTGGCTATACCTGCTTCAG GTGTACAATCTGCCCCTGACCACCGGCCTCAACAACTCCTCTACCCTCCACTTCAGTGGTCTCAACTCCTGCAGGACCCACTTTATCCCGGATTCCCTCAGAATGAGAAGGGAGAGGGGGAAACCCTGCCCCCATTTTCTCTCTCCCGAAAAGGAGAAGACCTACCTCAAG ATATCAATGTTCTCCGGTTCTTCTTTAACCTCGGCATCAAG GCTTACTCTCAGCCCCTGTGGCCTCCAATCTCATATCTGGGTCCTCTGACGCAAGCCTATCAGATGCACACTCGAGCTCCACCGCCTCCTTCAAACTCTCCCTCTAACCCTACCGTCATGACTCAGTGGCAGCCAGAAAACCCAACACCTCCGCAGAATTCGAGTTCCACCTCTGACACCTCGTTGGAAAGCCATGGTCAAGCACCTGTTCCTGTTGGCAGTGGTCCTGTTGGATCCCTTGAAATGGGAGGATACCAAAATCAAACCCCACCTATTCAAATGCAGGCACCACTCAGACCAGCAGTGCATTGGTCTGTTTCCTCTGGTCCAAGTAGCTATACTGCTGCATACCCAGTACAGTTTTCAAGCCCACCTTGTGCACCCCCTGGAAATCAGATGTACCCTCCCTCATCAGTTGGATACCACCATGCCCCTCCTGGGAGGATGGACGTCGTTTCATGTGTTCCTCCATCAATGATGAGAGGTCAAGAGAATGGCCAGAGGTCCATGACAACCCAGTTTGGCTCTTTGCAGAAGGCTGCTTACTTTCCTGGAGGTCAACCTCATTTGGGTGGTCATGATTTCAACCCTATGAATATTCCTGTTTCCATGACAACAATGGAGCTTCCTTCCTTCGGTGGACATTGTCCTCAGCCTATTCCACTCCAAGGAGACGTAGTAGGATTGACTTCTTTAGCAAACGGAAACTTGGGTAGACAAGGGGATGTGTTCCCAATGAGCCTCCACGCCGGAGACGATCCCGCTCGACTCATCCATGCATATTTTCCTGATGGTGAGCAAGAGTTTATTCCCAACGTTGACCTCAGAGTCGGGCAGTCCTTCTACAGCCACTCCTACAAAGGTGGAGGAAGGCGTGGCCAAGATGATAGAGGAGGATACAGAGGGAGGGGCTACCGTGGCCGGAAAGATTATTCAGGCTGGGGAAGACCAGAAGACCAGCCGTATGTGAGTAAAGGACATCACGTGAAGCGAGGGATGGGGCCAAGGTCGGGCTTAGAGTAA
- the LOC135764984 gene encoding uncharacterized protein, which translates to MMMMMMMMKAMLAGCVIIWLFPSCGVCFSLGASVSSCVNMKPGHIRSLPLHTHTHTAITIRSSRSVYLPQHTLTVTVQSSRAFMGFLLQARSVLEDRVVGGEFTLHPASTHTLSCLNPDDTVTHSDKMLKRNLSFSWRAPPQPSGDLRFYITLVQSYFVYWARIRSAVVRDGTQSPHIIDGDTTQHSVNVTASILEQRVQNISLSTHTTTSTHTSTLAPYNTHNNILTTFNTHGSTHSQYNTQTNTLAPYNTQTNTPPTFNTHTSIHSQYNTHPTLNTHTNTLAPYNTETNTHPTFNTHTSVHSQNNTHTNTLIPFNPQTLIHAPYTTHTNTPEPYHTHTISPIKMHTLIDTQTSQSTSTQPVAVTPSLQNTYSSPNTKTTSHINNTQTFPDLLLHTDIDTSSTQQTLHTHIPNKHNVQTSHSSHTHPSMTSHTVNPFLHPKPSPASRRFPSDLFPSQKPTKAAVSLSHRPRVSLGLPRDLLKPPDRAKDPPGAPEKGGEKPERVPSQSSPELGLLLGLSTALGMAIAVGLRYLQKKHCRKRTAISLNDRNHDNRGIIHVQECGDLVQVRKIRQNSFLVLQAEYDLITPPGN; encoded by the exons atgatgatgatgatgatgatgatgaaggcAATGTTGGCTGGGTGTGTGATTATCTGGCTGTTTCCCAGCTGTGGTGTGTGTTTCTCTCTTGGCGCGAGTGTTTCTTCATGTGTGAACATGAAGCCTGGACACATCAGATCTCTACCactacatacacacacacacactgctatAACAATACGCAGCAGTCGCTCTGTGTACCTGCCGCAACACACACTCAcag TAACGGTGCAGAGCTCCCGGGCATTTATGGGCTTTCTGCTGCAGGCTCGCTCTGTGTTGGAGGATCGGGTGGTTGGTGGTGAGTTTACACTTCACCCCGCCAGCACACACACGCTCTCCTGTCTCAACCCTGATGATACGGTCACACACTCGGACAAAATGCTGAAGAGGAACCTGTCGTTCAGCTGGAGAGCTCCACCGCAGCCCAGCGGAGACCTGAGATTTTA CATCACATTGGTTCAGTCTTATTTTGTGTACTGGGCTCGAATCAGATCAGCTGTGGTGCGTGATGGGACACAGAGTCCTCACATTATTGACGGTGACACAACACAGCATTCAGTGAATGTGACAG CTTCCATATTGGAACAAAGAGTCCAAAACATCTCACTGTCCACACACACAACCACATctacacacacaagcacactcGCACCATATAACACACACAACAATATACTTACAACATTTAACACCCACGGCTCTACACACTCACAATATAACACACAGACCAACACACTTGCACCATATAACACACAGACCAACACACCCCCAACCTTTAACACCCACACCTCTATACACTCACAATATAACACACACCCaacattaaacacacacaccaacACACTTGCACCATATAACACAGAGACCAACACACACCCAACATTTAACACACACACCTCTGTGCATTCACAAAATAACACACACACTAACACACTTATACCATTTAACCCACAGACCTTAATACATGCACCAtataccacacacacaaacacacctgaaccatatcacacacacacaatctcaCCTATTAAGATGCACACATTGATTGACACTCAAACATCTCAGTCCACTTCTACACAACCTGTCGCGGTTACTCCGTCACTCCAAAACACCTACAGCTCTCCAAACACAAAGACAACGAGTCACATTAACAACACACAAACGTTCCCCGATCTCCTGCTACACACTGACATAGACACATCATCAACCCAACAAACATTACATACTCACATCCCAAACAAACACAACGTCCAGACGTCACACAGCTCTCACACACATCCATCTATGACCTCACACACCGTTAATCCGTTCCTCCATCCCAAACCCTCTCCGGCCTCTCGCAGATTCCCGTCTGACCTCTTCCCATCACAGAAGCCTACAAAGGCTGCCGTCTCCTTATCCCACAGACCTCGAGTCTCTTTAGGTCTGCCTAGAGATCTTCTCAAACCACCAGACCGTGCCAAAGATCCGCCTGGAGCTCCAGAGAAAGGAGGAGAGAAGCCCGAGCGTGTGCCCAGCCAGAGTTCACCTGAGCTGGGTTTACTGCTGGGCCTCTCCACCGCGCTGGGTATGGCCATAGCTGTGGGTCTCAGATACCTGCAGAAGAAACACTGTCGCAAACGGACCGCCATCTCGCTTAATGACCGTAACCATGACAACAGAGGCATCATTCACGTGCAGGAGTGCGGAGACCTGGTGCAGGTGCGCAAAATCCGACAAAACAGTTTCCTGGTGCTGCAAGCCGAGTACGACCTTATAACACCGCCAGGAAACTAA
- the slc10a7 gene encoding sodium/bile acid cotransporter 7 has translation MGLIARARKEWFIIGIVLVITCAKLAPFVGVKGGPLRPEITITYIAVSVIFFNSGLSLKTEELASALMHVKLHLFVQTFTLVFFPIAIWLLLKVLALTAINVWLLKGLQTVACMPPPVSSAVILTKAVGGNEAAAIFNSAFGSFLGIVVTPLLLLVFLGSSSSVPFTSIFSQLFMTVVVPLIVGQICRRFLRECLDRRKPPFGAVSSVVLLMIIYTTFCDTFSNPNIDLDHLSLLLVVFIIFIIQLSFMSLIFILSTRKSSGFTAADSVAIIFCATHKSLTLGIPMLKIVFEGYEHLSLISVPLLIYHPAQILLGSILLPSIKTWMTGRQKTVIPM, from the exons ATGGGTCTGATCGCTCGCGCGCGTAAAGAATGGTTTATCATCGGTATCGTCCTCGTGATCACGTGCGCCAAGCTCGCGCCGTTCGTGGGAGTAAAAGGAG GTCCTCTTCGTCCGGAGATCACCATTACCTACATTGCAGTATctgttattttctttaacagtgGTCTGTCTTTGAAAACAGAG GAGTTAGCAAGTGCATTAATGCATGTAAAGTTGCATTTATTCGTCCAGACATTCACACTTGTGTTTTTCCCCATCGCCATTTGGCTCCTTCTCAAAGTTCTGGCCCTGACGGCGATCAACGTCTGGCTTCTGAAAGG GTTGCAGACTGTTGCTTGTATGCCTCCTCCCGTCTCCTCTGCTGTCATTTTAACTAAAGCTGTAGGAGGAAATGAG GCTGCAGCAATTTTTAATTCTGCGTTTGGGAGCTTCCTG GGAATTGTGGTCACTCCTCTGCTGCTGCTTGTGTTT TTGGGCTCTTCCTCGTCAGTCCCATTCACATCCATCTTCTCTCAGCTCTTCATGACTGTTGTTGTCCCACTCATAGTCGGACAG ATATGCAGGAGGTTCCTAAGAGAGTGTCTGGACCGTCGGAAACCTCCATTCGGGGCAGTGAGCAGCGTCGTTCTTCTCATGATCATCTACACAACCTTCTGTGACACCTTCTCCAACCCAAACATAGATCTGGATCATCTGAGCTTGCTCCTCGTTGTTTTCATCA tttttattATCCAGTTGAGCTTCATGTctcttatatttattctgtCTACAAG AAAATCCTCTGGATTCACAGCAGCTGATTCAGTGGCCATTATCTTCTGTGCCACACACAAATCCCTCACGTTAg GTATCCCCAtgctgaagatcgtttttgaggGGTACGAGCACCTGTCTCTGATCTCAGTGCCTCTGTTGATTTATCATCCCGCTCAGATCCTGCTGGGTAGCATCTTACTGCCTTCCATTAAAACATGGATGACTGGGAGACAGAAG ACCGTGATACCCATGTGA
- the LOC135764992 gene encoding nuclear protein AMMECR1-like: MGLIARARKEWFIIGIVLVITCAKLAPFVGVKGERMAAGCCGVKKQKLSGSPGAGGPGGARSGVSGTGHCGSELGIRSSSTVVAGNVNRVNGLGCPGGSSSSNTNALSPTPGGYKSTGLSPNLGPGPGSGSGARKMVVSAEMCCFCFDVLYCHLYGYQPPRTPRFTNDPYPLFVTWKIGRDKRLRGCKGTFSAKNLNSGLREYTLTSALKDSRFPPTTRDELTRLFCSVSLLSNFEDVGDYLDWEVGVHGIRIEYLNENGLKRTATYLPQVVKERGWNHIQTIDSLLRKGGYKAPITNDFRKTIKLTRYRSEKMTISYAEYIAHRQHHHYQNGIGEKVAL, translated from the exons ATGGGTCTGATCGCTCGCGCGCGTAAAGAATGGTTTATCATCGGTATCGTCCTCGTGATCACGTGCGCTAAGCTCGCGCCGTTCGTGGGAGTAAAAGGAG AGCGGATGGCGGCCGGGTGCTGCGGGGTGAAGAAGCAGAAGTTGTCGGGATCCCCTGGGGCGGGGGGTCCCGGCGGGGCGAGAAGCGGGGTTTCCGGGACCGGACATTGTGGATCGGAATTGGGCATCAGGTCGTCGTCGACTGTTGTGGCCGGGAACGTAAATCGGGTGAACGGCCTGGGGTGTCCAGGGGGTAGTAGTAGTAGCAACACCAATGCTCTATCCCCAACTCCAGGAGGCTATAAATCAACCGGCCTCTCCCCGAACCTCGGTCCCGGACCTGGCTCAGGGAGCGGGGCTAGGAAAATGGTTGTTTCGGCGGAGATGTGTTGCTTCTGTTTCGACGTGCTTTATTGCCATCTATACGGATACCAGCCTCCTCGAACACCCAGGTTTACAAACGACCCTTACCCACTGTTTGTCACTTGGAAAATCGGCCGGGACAAGCGGTTGAGGGGTTGTAAAGGTACATTTTCTGCCAAGAACCTGAACTCAGGACTCAGGGAGTACACCCTCACCAGTGCCCTTAAAGACAGCCGCTTTCCACCCACGACGAGGGACGAGCTGACCCGCCTCTTCTGCTCAGTGTCTCTGCTTAGCAACTTCGAGGATGTTGGTGATTATCTAGACTGGGAAGTGGGGGTTCACGGCATTAGGATAGAATATTTGAATGAAAACGGATTAAAGCGCACCGCCACCTACCTGCCACAGGTTGTGAAGGAGCGAGGATGGAACCACATTCAGACCATAGATTCCTTACTTCGAAAGGGAGGTTACAAAGCTCCCATCACAAATGACTTCAGGAAGACTATTAAGTTGACCAGGTACCGTAGTGAAAAGATGACAATCAGCTACGCAGAATACATCGCCCACCGGCAACACCATCACTACCAGAACGGCATTGGGGAAAAAGTGGCATTGTAA